TGCTCTGGTGATGCGCGGAGGCCGGCCGGGAATAGCGATCTTCTCCGAAATTTGCTGGCGTGCCTGGCGCCGGTCAGATCAGACAGCCAACAGGTAACCAAGATGGACGTGCAAGAAACCACGGCAGCATGCCGGGACGCCTTCGCCGCCCTGGCGTCGCCAGCGTGCATCCACGACCCGTATCCGTTCATGCGGTGGTTGCGCGAGCACGATCCGGTGCATCGCGCGGCGTCGGGCCTCTTTCTGTTGAGCCGCCACGCCGACATCTACTGGGCGCTCAAGGCCACGGGCGATGCGTTGCGGGGACCGGCGCCGGGCGAACTGGCGCGCTATTTCCCGCGTGCGGCGACCAGCCTGTCTCTCAATCTGCTGGCGTCCACGCTAGCGATGAAGGATCCACCGACGCATACGCGTCTGCGCCGGCTTATCTCGCGCGATTTCACCATGCCCCAGATCGACAACCTGCGGCCGAGCATCGCGCGCATCGTCGCAGCGCGCCTGGACGGTATGGCGCCCGCGCTGGAGCGTGGGGAAGCGGTGGACCTGCATCGGGAATTCGCGCTGGCCTTGCCCATGCTGGTATTCGCCGAACTGTTCGGCATGGCCCAGGACGACATGTTCGGGCTAGCCGCCGGCATCGGCGCAATTCTGGAAGGCCTGAGCCCGCACGCCAGCGATCCCCAGCTCGCCGCGGCGGACGCGGCCAGCGCCCGGGTGCAGGCCTACTTCGGCGACCTCATACAGCGCAAGCGCACCGATCCCCTCCACGA
The sequence above is drawn from the Sinorhizobium fredii genome and encodes:
- a CDS encoding cytochrome P450; translation: MDVQETTAACRDAFAALASPACIHDPYPFMRWLREHDPVHRAASGLFLLSRHADIYWALKATGDALRGPAPGELARYFPRAATSLSLNLLASTLAMKDPPTHTRLRRLISRDFTMPQIDNLRPSIARIVAARLDGMAPALERGEAVDLHREFALALPMLVFAELFGMAQDDMFGLAAGIGAILEGLSPHASDPQLAAADAASARVQAYFGDLIQRKRTDPLHDIVSMLVGAHDDDADTLSDAELISMLWGMLLGGFATTAATIDHAVLAMLAYPEQRHWLQGDAVGIEAFVEEVLRCDAPAMFSSIPRIAQRDIELSGVVIPKNADVRVLIAAGNRDPDAFADPDRFDPARFYGTSPGMSTDGKIMLSFGHGIHFCLGAQLARVQLAESLPRIEARFPTLVLAGKPTREPSAFLRTFRSLPVRLHANAGG